TCTCCTGTTGCACCTGTTCCGGTTGTACCTGTTCCCGTGCCGTTGATACCCGATCCGCTGATACCGGGGTTAACGGTTGTGCCAGGTGCAACAGTGGTATTTCCGCTTCCTGCATTGCCAGGTAGGACTTGAGTTGCGCCGCTATCAGGAATAATAAGCGTGCCACCCGAAGTCCCAGGAGTCACGGTTGTGCCGTTGTTCGTCGTACCGTTCGTCGTACCGTTCGTTGTACCGTTGTTAACCGTGCCGTTGTTCGTTCTACCGGGAATCGCTGTGTTGCCGTTGTTGGTGTTGCCGTTATTGGTGGTTGTTCCACCCGTGATTCCAGGAGCCGTGTTACCTGTGCCGCCCTGTTGAATGCCACCGGGAGTGCCACCTGGTAAAACGCGAGGATCATTGGTCGTTGTAGTTCCGGTGCCGCCTGTAGTACCAGTACCACCTGTGTTACCTGTGCCACCTGTGTTATCAACACCACCTGTGTTACCCGTACCACCTGTGTTGCCTGTGCTGCCGCCTGTCACTGCTCCAGAACCACCCGTTCTTCCTCCGGTTGCGCCACCTGTTGCACCACCAGTCGTTCCACCTGTTGTGCTACCAGATTGCCCCAGGGCAGGTAAGCCCATACCAAATGTTGCTAGACCAATCGTACAAGCTCCCGCCAGAAGGGTTTTGACTAAATGATTAGATTTCATGGTGTTCAGTCCTTAAAGTTTTAAAAGAGTTTGATGAAAGTAAATGTGATGCACCTGTTTCGTCTGGTGCTGTGTGAATGAAAGTGAATCCAAAACCTTTTTTCTTGCGGCAAATGGGTGAGAGCGAAATTATTTGATGCAAGACTATTCGTGTGCTTGATAATCAAGTTTCGCTAACCAAGGTAACGGGCTTATACCGCTGAAACGTCTATCTTTAGAAGGCGTTGGGGCAAATCTAAAGGGTGATATGAAGGGCGTTCTCTAATTGAAGCTGTTAGAGAGAGGATTAAAAAATGTTAATTTTAATGGAGTTGAGCGATTGGATTATCCCATTTAGCTATGCATGTATTTCGGCACCTGTTCGGGCTAACAAGGTTTGGGCTAACACGATTTAGACCGATCCTGTTTGGACTGGCGATCGCCCTCTTAGTCCTGGTGGCTCCTCTGGCTACTCCATCTCCGGCTTATGCAGCAAGTTCCGCTGCTATTCGTGCTTACGACGATGTTGAGGCAACCGTCAAAGATTTTTCTGGACAAAGCTTGATTCGGGCTGAATTTAGCGATGCCAAACTCAAAGGGGCGAATTTCAGTAACGCTGATTTGCGCGGTGCTGTCTTTAATGGAGCGGTTCTAACGGATGCTAACTTCCACGCGGTAGACTTCAGCGACGGCATTGCTTATATTACCGACCTGGCAAATGCTGATTTAACCGATGCGGTGTTAACGTCAGCCATGATGCTTAAATCCAATTTTCGAGGGGCTAATGTAACGGGCGCAGACTTTACCGATGCTGTGCTCGATCGCGACCAGATCGTTGCGTTGTGTAAGTCTGCTAGCGGTGTAAATCCTGTCACCGGAGCCGATACTCGCGAGTCCTTAGGATGCCGATAAAGGCATTTTGAAACTCATCCATTGCATCAATATCCCGATTGCAGGGGCGGTTCGCGAACCGCCCCTATTTGTAATTCACGGAGATGAGAATCCAAATTGGGCAAGGTCGTCCATTCAGGGCAAGGACGCAGAGCCACTGAATTTTTACAGCCATTCTCAGTAGTTGCCTGTGTGAAAACCACTGTAAAACCAGTTCTAGAAATTGCTGCTACAGATCGTACCCCACCGCCTGCGGCACCTCCCCTTATCAAGGGGAGGTTGGGAGGGGTCAGATGTGTAGCCTTTAAAAATTGAATTGGTATAAGACCACAATTTTTATCCTTCGGGTATTTCTTCTCCCAATGGGGGTTGCGCGGAAAATCATGAATAGCTAAAAAATACCCTCGCCATTCGGATTTTGAAAGGTTATGGTTGTAGCAAAAAGTAGTGTTTTTCCCTGAACACTATGTTTTGTCGTTCAAACCCATACCATCGACCAGGGTACTGTTATGAAGCCCCAGGATAACCGAGAGGAAGAATTGCGGCGGCGAGAGCAAGAACTGCGGGAGCGGGAGTTGCAACTGCGTCTGCGCGAACTGGAAGCAGAGATTCACCAACTGCCACCACAGCCATCGTACCCATCAGCGCAACAGCCACCCCTCTTGCATCCCACGAAACACGAGCCACCTCCCACCAAATTTCAAACCTGGCTAAAGAAGCTGACCACTGTGGGTAAGTTTCTGGCGATCGTAGTGGCAGTCATTGTTGCGGTGCGGGTGGCATCCTGGCTTGCTACAGTCGTCATCGTTGCCGGGATTGCCTGGTTAGCTTACAAGATTTTGTTTGAAACTGATAAAAAATAGCAACTTAAATCCATGAACAGTTCTATGTCCTGGCTTCCTAACCTGGGTTCGTGGGTTCGAGCGATCGCCCTCACTGTTCTGATGTGGGGCTTGCAGGTCGGCATTGGTTATGTCTGGCAGATCATTGGCATTGTGATTCGTTGGTCACCGCGATTGGGATTTCTGGTAGGGGTGTTAATGGTACTCTCCCCAATCCTGTTGATTGCGGTCGTGCATCATTTCTCTCAGGGCTTGCTCAACCAGATTGATCCACAGGGGCGATCGCCCCGCCAATCTCAGGAGCCAGGATTGTTTCCAGGATTATTGAGTTGGTGGGAAGGATTCTATGGCTGGACTGTCAGCCTGCTGTCGATGCTCACCAGCTATCTCTTATTGGGCATTGTTCTACCATCCTTTTCGCTCACAACGTTGCTCTACACCCCATTCACCTCCGGGGAATTCACCCTCGTTATGACTAGCCTGGTACGGGTTGTGATTGCGGCGTTTCTCTATCACTTTGAATATGCTGTTCAGCAATCTTGGTTGACAGGAAATAGTAGTGATTAATCCATGATGTCGCTAGACTCCTCAATGCTAAGGGGGCTTCCGTCACTCAAAGTCCCCCAGGTTAAGGGATCTAGGGGCAAAGCTAAAACTTTACTTCGTTCTTTTCTGTCTTTCACGGTGCGTTACGCTTCGCTAACGACACCCTACAAAACCATTTTTTATCCTTCATCCCTCATCCTTTAGCCCTTCCTGCTTCTCTCTTCCCTTTTATCCCTCATCCTTCATCCTTTCCTTTTTATGTCCTCCTCCACTCATTTCCTCAACGACCTCGATCGCATCAGTCGCACTCGTCAGGCGATCGCTCAAAACCTCGAAAAGATTGCCGATGCGCTGTTTACAGCAGAAGCAGAGGGTGAGACGACCTCTGGCAAGCTGGGGTTAGAGCGTGAAATTGAAGACATCAGCACGGCTAGCAAAAACCTGAAGAAGGGGGTGTTTCGGTTGCTGGTCTTGGGAGATATGAAGCGGGGCAAGAGCACGTTTTTGAATGCGTTGATCGGCGAGAATTTGCTGCCCAGCGATGTGAATCCCTGTACTGCCCTGCTAACCATTCTGAAGTATGGGGCAGAGAAAACAGTGACAATTCACTTTAACGATGGCAAGCCTCCAGAGCGGATTGACTTCAAAGACTTTAAGCAACGCTATACGATTCCCCCAGAGGAAGCTAAGGAGCTAGAGCAGAAGAAGCAGCAAGCGTTTCCTGATGTCAGTCATGCGGTGGTGGAATATCCGCTGCCCTTGCTGGAAAAAGGCGTTGAGATTGTGGATAGTCCTGGCTTAAATGACACGGAAGCCCGCAATGCTCTCTCCTTGGGCTATATCAACAACTGCCATGCGATTTTGTTTGTCTTGCGGGCTTCCCAACCTTGCACCATGGCAGAACGGCGATATCTGGAGAACTACATCAAAGATCGAGGACTCTCAATCTTCTTTTTAATAAACGCCTGGGATCAGGTGAAGGAGGGGTTAATCGACCCCGATGATGCAGCGGAACTGGCAGAGGCGGAAAACAAGCTCCGTAAGGTATTTCACGCCAATCTAGCAGAGTATTGCGTCGTGGATGGCGTCAATGTCTACGACGAGCGAGTGTTTGAAATCTCTGCTATCACGGCTTTGCGGCGACGGATCAAAGACGCCAATGCCGACCTGGAGGGAACTGGATTTACACCCTTTATTCGTTCCCTTAACACCTTCCTGACCCAGGAGCGGGCGATCGCGGAGTTACGTCAGGGGCGAACTCTGGCACGACAGGCGCAGACGCGAGTGAAAGAAGCGATTGATCGCCGCATTCCTTTACTGAACCAGACCGTGCAAGAACTGAAACAGCGTATCCAATCCGTTGAACCGCAATTCGCCCAACTGTCGGAGATTCGTGATCAGTTCCGGGACGAAATTCGCTCGATGCGTGATCGCAAAGCCCGGGCGATCGCTGATTCCTTCCGCACCTATGTATTCGGCTTAGAGGGAACGTTTGAGCAAGATTTCCTGCGCTACCAACCCGGAGATATGCAGTTCTTCGATTTCCTCAGCGAGAACAAACGTCAGCAATTCAATGCAGCGGCTCAGCAGGGATTCCAACAATACGTCAACGATAAATTCTTTGCCTGGACGTTGACTGCTGAAAAGGACTTAACGGCTGCCTTTGGGGATTTATCTAAGAGTGCGGAGAAATACGGCGCGTCCTACGCTCAAATCACCGATCAAATCAGCGCAAAACTCACCGGACAAGCTCTCCATCCTCGACCCGAAACCAGCACCGGAGATGACAATACTCCCGGTTGGGCAAAGTGGGCAATGGGTCTGTTCTCCCTGGCGACGGGCAACTTTGCAGGTGCGGCTCTGGCGGTTTCTGGGTTTGATTTCAAGAGCATTTTGCTCAACCTGTTTGCCACG
Above is a window of Oscillatoria sp. FACHB-1407 DNA encoding:
- a CDS encoding WGxxGxxG-CTERM domain-containing protein, with protein sequence MKSNHLVKTLLAGACTIGLATFGMGLPALGQSGSTTGGTTGGATGGATGGRTGGSGAVTGGSTGNTGGTGNTGGVDNTGGTGNTGGTGTTGGTGTTTTNDPRVLPGGTPGGIQQGGTGNTAPGITGGTTTNNGNTNNGNTAIPGRTNNGTVNNGTTNGTTNGTTNNGTTVTPGTSGGTLIIPDSGATQVLPGNAGSGNTTVAPGTTVNPGISGSGINGTGTGTTGTGATGEGATGTNPNSGATNGSRIPGGVNSAPLLNQGGFTGNYAEGADTDTDWSWLGLLGLAGLAGLSRKSNNRVEHDDTVRDRTTTNRY
- a CDS encoding pentapeptide repeat-containing protein, which codes for MHVFRHLFGLTRFGLTRFRPILFGLAIALLVLVAPLATPSPAYAASSAAIRAYDDVEATVKDFSGQSLIRAEFSDAKLKGANFSNADLRGAVFNGAVLTDANFHAVDFSDGIAYITDLANADLTDAVLTSAMMLKSNFRGANVTGADFTDAVLDRDQIVALCKSASGVNPVTGADTRESLGCR
- a CDS encoding dynamin family protein, yielding MSSSTHFLNDLDRISRTRQAIAQNLEKIADALFTAEAEGETTSGKLGLEREIEDISTASKNLKKGVFRLLVLGDMKRGKSTFLNALIGENLLPSDVNPCTALLTILKYGAEKTVTIHFNDGKPPERIDFKDFKQRYTIPPEEAKELEQKKQQAFPDVSHAVVEYPLPLLEKGVEIVDSPGLNDTEARNALSLGYINNCHAILFVLRASQPCTMAERRYLENYIKDRGLSIFFLINAWDQVKEGLIDPDDAAELAEAENKLRKVFHANLAEYCVVDGVNVYDERVFEISAITALRRRIKDANADLEGTGFTPFIRSLNTFLTQERAIAELRQGRTLARQAQTRVKEAIDRRIPLLNQTVQELKQRIQSVEPQFAQLSEIRDQFRDEIRSMRDRKARAIADSFRTYVFGLEGTFEQDFLRYQPGDMQFFDFLSENKRQQFNAAAQQGFQQYVNDKFFAWTLTAEKDLTAAFGDLSKSAEKYGASYAQITDQISAKLTGQALHPRPETSTGDDNTPGWAKWAMGLFSLATGNFAGAALAVSGFDFKSILLNLFATTGIAIIFGSILGPFGIIIASLGLGALQADHARKQFAKAIKKELVKYLPKIAQEQWQPIYSAVQECFDAYEREVIKRINDDIHSRHAELNNLLKQKESHEINREMELKRLQGVEAIVSDECRKLEASYQTLLV